From Haloglomus litoreum, the proteins below share one genomic window:
- a CDS encoding SRPBCC family protein, translated as MTRRTETRLERTPDGRRLVVARPMRASRDAVWRAFRDTRRWPDWGPSVRAVDCRDRYVRAGSTGHVTTVGGLRVPFAVTTCTDGRWTWDVAGLPATGHRVTGTDPAVAAFEVPLVAAPYATVCRRALPRLDRVALADARAD; from the coding sequence GTGACACGTCGGACCGAGACCCGCCTCGAACGGACCCCGGACGGCCGCCGGCTCGTGGTGGCGCGCCCGATGCGTGCCTCGCGTGACGCCGTCTGGCGAGCCTTCCGGGACACCCGCCGGTGGCCGGACTGGGGCCCCTCGGTCCGCGCGGTCGACTGCCGGGACCGCTACGTGCGCGCCGGATCAACCGGCCACGTCACGACGGTCGGCGGCCTCAGGGTCCCGTTCGCGGTCACGACCTGCACGGATGGCCGGTGGACCTGGGACGTGGCCGGACTGCCGGCGACCGGGCACCGCGTCACCGGGACCGACCCGGCCGTGGCGGCGTTCGAGGTCCCGCTCGTGGCCGCGCCCTACGCCACCGTCTGCCGCCGGGCACTCCCGCGCCTCGACCGGGTCGCGCTGGCGGACGCGAGGGCGGATTGA
- a CDS encoding flavin reductase family protein, producing the protein MEFDPETESMYRWLSGAVVPRPIAWVSTDGPAGRNLAPYSFFNVMCVAPPILAFAPGKQRDGSQKDTLRNARETGSFVVNLVSMDLAEAMVATAATTDEDEFDLGGVTATPSSEVDAPRVAEAPVSFECRLHETLELGSNTATLGRVVRFHADEALLTEGKMNTEKFDALGRLAADGYCTTRDRLTLERPD; encoded by the coding sequence ATGGAATTCGATCCCGAGACGGAGTCGATGTACCGCTGGCTGAGCGGCGCCGTCGTCCCGCGACCCATCGCGTGGGTGTCCACCGACGGCCCGGCCGGACGGAACCTCGCCCCGTACTCCTTCTTCAACGTGATGTGCGTCGCCCCCCCGATCCTCGCGTTCGCGCCGGGGAAACAGCGCGACGGCAGCCAGAAGGACACGCTCCGGAACGCGCGGGAGACGGGCTCGTTCGTCGTCAACCTCGTGTCGATGGACCTCGCGGAGGCGATGGTGGCGACGGCGGCGACGACCGACGAGGACGAGTTCGACCTCGGTGGCGTGACGGCCACCCCGTCGAGCGAGGTGGACGCCCCGCGCGTCGCCGAGGCGCCGGTCTCGTTCGAGTGTCGACTCCACGAGACGCTGGAGCTGGGCTCGAACACTGCGACGCTCGGTCGGGTCGTTCGCTTCCACGCCGACGAGGCACTCCTCACCGAGGGGAAGATGAACACCGAGAAGTTCGACGCCCTCGGCCGGCTCGCGGCCGACGGCTACTGCACCACGCGCGACCGGCTGACCCTCGAGCGCCCCGACTGA
- a CDS encoding TlpA family protein disulfide reductase, translating into MQRRRFLAAVGTTVAVGSAGCVSDSGGAGAGGGDAGSDRATLETLAVAGSPGGELPVLPAEPALLDFWATWCAPCKPQMRELRAVREALPAVHMLSITNESDTAAVRDFWTAYEGTWAVAQDTELRTNERFGVTRMPTLLVFDADGTEVWRHVGLAAADTVEAKLREAGAGGA; encoded by the coding sequence ATGCAACGGCGCCGCTTCCTGGCCGCAGTCGGGACCACCGTCGCGGTGGGGAGCGCCGGCTGTGTCTCGGACTCGGGTGGGGCCGGCGCCGGTGGCGGTGACGCCGGCAGCGACCGGGCCACCCTGGAGACGCTGGCCGTGGCCGGCTCCCCGGGCGGGGAGCTGCCGGTCCTGCCGGCCGAGCCGGCGCTGCTGGATTTCTGGGCGACGTGGTGTGCGCCCTGCAAGCCACAGATGCGAGAACTCCGGGCCGTCCGGGAGGCCCTCCCCGCGGTCCATATGCTGTCCATCACGAACGAGAGCGACACGGCCGCCGTTCGCGACTTCTGGACGGCGTACGAGGGGACCTGGGCCGTCGCGCAGGACACGGAACTCCGCACGAACGAGCGGTTCGGCGTGACACGGATGCCGACGCTGCTGGTGTTCGACGCCGACGGGACCGAGGTGTGGCGCCACGTCGGCCTCGCCGCGGCCGACACCGTCGAGGCGAAGCTCCGCGAGGCCGGCGCGGGTGGGGCCTGA
- a CDS encoding DUF7537 family lipoprotein: protein MRRQAAIVVVAALVLLSGCSLLGGPTPTGTDDPTSTATATPRATASPTPAPYPSGYAASGVTNATAARQGHVEGLLSAANFTLGYNATVRTENGTSRITLVQAVSPAEPRAVSDTLISASGTRGSGAVRRTRFYANGTQYLRVQRGGNTTYGTIDGTVPPATFVGRQYVDAALTNVTYDRASRVERSGGAFFRFTADDIEDPGALLSSRVAPENVTGGNVTLVVNGDGVVQSVRYRATVQRDGRPVRYGVAFAIAGIDRTPVQRPEWAREG from the coding sequence ATGCGACGTCAGGCAGCGATTGTGGTGGTGGCTGCGCTGGTGCTCCTCTCGGGGTGTTCGCTCCTCGGGGGGCCGACACCGACGGGGACGGACGACCCGACATCGACGGCCACGGCGACGCCGAGGGCGACGGCGTCACCGACACCTGCGCCGTATCCGTCGGGGTACGCGGCCAGCGGCGTGACGAACGCGACGGCCGCCCGCCAGGGCCACGTCGAGGGGCTCCTCTCGGCCGCCAACTTCACGCTGGGGTACAACGCCACCGTTCGCACCGAGAACGGCACCTCCCGCATCACGCTCGTCCAGGCCGTCTCGCCGGCGGAGCCCCGTGCGGTCTCGGACACGCTCATCTCGGCGTCCGGGACCCGCGGGTCGGGCGCCGTCCGGCGGACCCGGTTCTACGCCAACGGCACCCAGTACCTCCGGGTCCAGCGCGGCGGCAACACGACCTACGGAACCATCGACGGGACCGTCCCGCCGGCCACGTTCGTCGGCCGCCAGTACGTCGACGCGGCGCTGACCAACGTCACCTACGACCGTGCCTCGCGGGTCGAGCGGTCGGGCGGGGCGTTCTTCCGGTTCACCGCGGACGACATCGAGGACCCGGGGGCGCTGCTCTCCTCGCGGGTCGCACCGGAGAACGTCACTGGCGGGAACGTGACGCTGGTCGTGAACGGTGACGGGGTCGTCCAGTCCGTGCGGTACCGGGCGACGGTCCAGCGGGACGGCCGGCCGGTCCGCTACGGCGTGGCCTTCGCCATCGCCGGCATCGACCGGACCCCCGTCCAGCGGCCGGAGTGGGCCCGGGAGGGATAG
- a CDS encoding HVO_2901 family zinc finger protein: protein MTHVCRNCKRTFSTELELELHKDTCDAASQLVCQECGEKVSERRATRDGWHYRCPNDDCDGSGLGEDLYRADDFSVTSASSPR from the coding sequence ATGACGCACGTCTGCAGGAACTGCAAGCGGACCTTCAGCACGGAACTCGAACTCGAGCTCCACAAGGACACATGCGATGCCGCCTCGCAGCTGGTCTGCCAGGAGTGCGGCGAGAAGGTATCCGAGCGGCGAGCCACACGGGACGGCTGGCACTATCGATGCCCGAACGACGACTGCGACGGCTCCGGCCTCGGCGAGGACCTCTATCGCGCCGACGACTTCTCCGTGACCTCCGCTTCCTCCCCCCGATAA
- a CDS encoding VOC family protein produces MDHGGIVFFRSEAFDETVAFYRDLGCGTWREQPDCTILDFDGFRFGFCERSPAETEGILTLVVPDRDAVDEYAERLGDAVVEGPRFNETYGIYQVFARDPEGRTVEVQCFES; encoded by the coding sequence ATGGACCACGGCGGCATCGTCTTCTTCCGGAGCGAGGCATTCGACGAGACGGTCGCGTTCTACCGCGACCTGGGCTGCGGGACCTGGCGCGAGCAGCCCGACTGCACCATCCTCGACTTCGACGGCTTCCGGTTCGGGTTCTGTGAGCGGTCGCCCGCCGAGACGGAGGGTATCCTGACGCTGGTCGTTCCGGACCGGGACGCCGTGGACGAGTACGCGGAGCGACTGGGGGACGCGGTCGTGGAGGGACCCCGTTTCAACGAGACCTACGGCATCTACCAGGTGTTCGCGCGTGACCCGGAAGGGCGGACCGTCGAAGTGCAGTGTTTCGAATCTTG
- a CDS encoding DUF3179 domain-containing protein yields MSTRRRYLAGLGVAASGALAGCTSGSRFGRDSDGGDVDQGGGQSPGGDRTTVAGRSLPIPRSDLQRGAATDAIPAIIDPVFGEDWSGYSSDLYGESRLSADDTVVGIERGGEARAYPLKVLNWHEIVNDAFDGPLLVTYCPLCGSAVTAVRTVNGEETTFGVSGLLFRNDLVMYDEATDSLWSQIAATAINGPATGTTLQLVPSSLTTWGEWQASHPDSVVLRPPPESGTVREDGGVRNYAKDPYAGYAVSSAIGISGRRFQDDRLHPKTTVVGVTNGQEAVAYPLPAVQRAGVVNDTVGDLPVVMAATEAGTLVAYSRRVEDEALVFGRADADHLRAGGSRWRLTTGAAVDGPHEGTVLTQANDSSPMFFFAWRDFNDETTVYGAEGVETTENSSGS; encoded by the coding sequence ATGTCCACACGCCGACGGTACCTCGCCGGCCTCGGGGTCGCAGCGAGCGGTGCGCTCGCCGGCTGCACCTCCGGAAGCAGGTTCGGTCGGGATTCGGACGGTGGCGACGTCGACCAGGGTGGGGGCCAGTCCCCCGGCGGGGACAGAACCACCGTGGCCGGGCGCAGCCTCCCGATCCCGCGGTCGGACCTGCAGCGCGGCGCCGCGACGGACGCCATCCCGGCCATCATCGACCCCGTCTTCGGCGAGGACTGGTCGGGCTACTCGTCCGACCTGTACGGCGAGTCCCGGCTCTCGGCCGACGACACCGTCGTCGGGATCGAGCGTGGCGGCGAGGCGCGGGCCTACCCGTTGAAGGTACTCAACTGGCACGAGATCGTCAACGATGCGTTCGATGGCCCGCTCCTGGTGACGTACTGCCCGCTCTGTGGCAGCGCGGTGACGGCCGTGCGGACGGTGAACGGGGAGGAGACGACCTTCGGCGTCTCGGGGCTGCTCTTCCGGAACGACCTCGTGATGTACGACGAGGCCACCGACAGCCTGTGGAGCCAGATCGCCGCGACGGCGATCAACGGCCCGGCGACCGGCACCACGCTCCAGCTGGTGCCGTCGTCGCTGACGACGTGGGGGGAGTGGCAGGCGTCCCATCCGGATTCGGTCGTGCTTCGGCCACCGCCCGAATCGGGCACGGTCCGCGAGGACGGTGGCGTCCGCAACTACGCGAAGGACCCGTACGCGGGCTACGCGGTCTCCAGTGCTATCGGCATCAGCGGTCGCCGGTTCCAGGACGACCGGCTCCACCCCAAGACGACGGTCGTCGGCGTCACGAACGGGCAGGAGGCGGTCGCCTACCCGCTACCCGCGGTCCAGCGGGCCGGCGTGGTGAACGACACCGTCGGAGACCTCCCGGTGGTGATGGCGGCGACGGAGGCGGGGACGCTGGTGGCGTACTCGCGGCGTGTCGAGGACGAGGCGCTGGTGTTCGGACGCGCCGACGCCGACCACCTCCGCGCCGGCGGCTCCCGCTGGCGACTCACCACCGGCGCGGCCGTCGACGGCCCCCACGAGGGGACGGTGCTGACGCAGGCGAACGACTCCTCGCCGATGTTCTTCTTCGCGTGGAGGGACTTCAACGACGAGACCACCGTCTACGGCGCCGAGGGCGTGGAGACGACGGAGAACTCGTCCGGGAGCTGA
- a CDS encoding potassium channel family protein produces the protein MFAYGDRGDSNAERHRRRIVLYLAALVAIAVLYAVVYQAALSFFEGRTVSFTKAMLTVVESFTTTGYGEDARLWTTTPVQLLVISMQLTGVSLIFLALPVFLAPWVEERLSQTAPTAVTDISDHVVLAGFSSRGEALIDELDARDRAYVVIEPDRAAANELYTETDVPVIHGDPKLTQTLRAANADEAHAVVADVGDEANASIALAAGDLDGHDHGPEDGQPARADASRRPQVVTFVEDHDLADYHRYAGADDVFSPRHLIGESIARKVSAGVRPELDGSVQLDEGADFDIVELPVQSGSELAGVTVAESAIRERTGANIIGAWFRGEFVSPPPPDARIDGQTILVAAGREETLERLKSLTLSEARGLGTAGSRVVLAGFDEVGTTVLDGLDADVPVTVVDRLDKPGVDIVGDVTEAETFEAADAGNAGTVILTVSSDTTAVFATLVVRELYPDVEIIARADATGSVRKLYQAGADYVLAVATVAGRMLASTILEEDIISFDQQVEIVRVDCGDLAGRSLGEADVRARTGVTVIAVERGAEFHSDIGPEFVVEPGDDLFVAGTDEDVNRFNNLVEST, from the coding sequence ATGTTCGCCTACGGCGACCGGGGGGACTCGAACGCCGAGCGCCATCGCCGCCGCATCGTCCTCTACCTGGCGGCGCTGGTCGCCATCGCCGTGCTCTACGCGGTGGTCTACCAGGCGGCGCTCTCGTTCTTCGAGGGCCGGACCGTCTCGTTCACCAAGGCGATGCTGACGGTCGTCGAGTCGTTCACCACGACCGGCTACGGCGAGGACGCCCGGCTCTGGACGACGACGCCGGTCCAGCTGCTCGTCATCTCGATGCAGCTCACCGGCGTCTCGCTCATCTTCCTCGCGCTCCCCGTCTTCCTGGCCCCCTGGGTCGAAGAGCGCCTCTCGCAGACCGCACCGACCGCCGTCACCGACATCTCCGACCACGTGGTGCTGGCGGGGTTCTCCTCGCGCGGCGAGGCCCTCATCGACGAGCTCGACGCCCGGGACCGCGCGTACGTCGTCATCGAGCCCGACCGGGCCGCGGCCAACGAGCTGTACACCGAGACGGACGTGCCGGTCATCCACGGCGACCCGAAGCTGACGCAGACGCTCCGGGCCGCAAACGCCGATGAGGCCCACGCCGTCGTCGCGGACGTGGGCGACGAGGCGAACGCCTCCATCGCGCTGGCGGCCGGCGACCTCGACGGTCACGACCACGGCCCCGAGGACGGCCAGCCCGCACGTGCCGACGCGTCCCGGCGGCCGCAGGTCGTCACGTTCGTCGAGGACCACGACCTCGCCGACTACCACCGCTACGCGGGCGCGGACGACGTGTTCTCGCCCCGGCATCTCATCGGCGAGTCCATCGCGCGGAAGGTATCGGCCGGCGTCCGACCGGAGCTGGACGGCTCCGTCCAGCTCGACGAGGGCGCGGACTTCGACATCGTCGAGCTACCGGTGCAGAGCGGCTCCGAACTCGCGGGCGTCACGGTCGCCGAGAGCGCCATCCGCGAGCGGACCGGCGCCAACATCATCGGGGCGTGGTTCCGCGGCGAGTTCGTCTCGCCGCCGCCGCCGGACGCCCGCATCGACGGCCAGACCATCCTCGTCGCGGCCGGCCGCGAGGAGACCCTCGAGCGCCTGAAGAGCCTCACGCTGTCGGAGGCCCGGGGCCTCGGGACGGCCGGCTCCCGGGTGGTCCTGGCGGGCTTCGACGAGGTCGGAACGACCGTCCTGGACGGCCTCGACGCCGATGTCCCCGTGACGGTCGTCGACCGTCTGGACAAGCCGGGCGTCGATATCGTCGGGGACGTGACCGAGGCCGAGACGTTCGAGGCCGCCGACGCCGGCAACGCCGGCACGGTCATCCTCACGGTCTCCAGCGACACGACGGCGGTGTTCGCCACGCTGGTCGTCCGTGAGCTGTACCCGGACGTGGAGATCATCGCCCGGGCCGACGCGACCGGGTCGGTGCGGAAGCTGTACCAGGCCGGCGCCGACTACGTGCTCGCGGTCGCCACCGTCGCGGGCCGGATGCTCGCCTCGACCATCCTCGAGGAGGACATCATCTCCTTCGACCAGCAGGTCGAGATCGTCCGCGTCGACTGCGGCGACCTCGCGGGCAGGTCGCTGGGGGAGGCGGACGTCCGCGCCCGGACGGGTGTGACCGTCATCGCGGTCGAGCGCGGCGCGGAGTTCCACTCGGACATCGGTCCGGAGTTCGTCGTCGAGCCGGGCGACGACCTCTTCGTCGCCGGGACGGACGAGGACGTCAACCGCTTCAACAACCTCGTCGAGAGCACGTAG
- a CDS encoding cytochrome c biogenesis CcdA family protein, giving the protein MEPVSTGRLAFAFSAGMATFFAPCAFPLLPGYVAFYLGRGPGDDAPSSRAGKLGRAALVGLLASLGFFLVYGVLAGIAAALGARALRDIAVLEPVVGALLVGLGGALFVGLLPDLHVLLPERRRTAGSYVAFGVVYAVAAAGCTAPVFVGLALVALASGPTGAVLVLGTYALGMAVMMVGVTLLAAVGRAGLLRRLSGQTGRVSRLAGALLVFAGLAQIYLYVFDFDWLGGLRALGLV; this is encoded by the coding sequence ATGGAGCCCGTCTCGACGGGCCGGCTGGCGTTCGCGTTCTCTGCCGGGATGGCGACCTTCTTCGCGCCATGCGCGTTCCCGCTCCTGCCTGGCTACGTCGCGTTCTACCTCGGCCGGGGGCCGGGCGACGACGCACCGAGCTCTCGGGCGGGGAAGCTCGGCCGTGCGGCCCTGGTCGGTCTCCTCGCGAGCCTGGGGTTCTTCCTCGTCTACGGTGTCCTCGCGGGCATCGCGGCGGCCCTCGGGGCCCGTGCGCTGCGCGACATCGCGGTCCTCGAGCCCGTCGTCGGCGCGCTGCTGGTCGGACTCGGCGGCGCGCTGTTCGTCGGTCTCCTCCCGGACCTGCACGTCCTGCTGCCCGAGCGGCGACGGACTGCGGGGAGCTACGTCGCGTTCGGCGTCGTCTACGCCGTCGCGGCCGCCGGCTGCACGGCCCCGGTGTTCGTCGGGCTCGCGCTCGTGGCGCTCGCGTCCGGGCCGACAGGCGCCGTGCTCGTCCTCGGGACGTACGCGCTCGGGATGGCCGTGATGATGGTCGGGGTGACGCTCCTGGCGGCGGTGGGGCGTGCGGGCCTGCTCCGTCGCCTCTCCGGACAGACCGGCCGTGTCTCGCGTCTTGCCGGCGCGCTCCTGGTGTTCGCCGGCCTCGCACAGATCTACCTCTACGTCTTCGACTTCGACTGGCTCGGCGGGTTGCGGGCGCTCGGGCTGGTGTGA
- a CDS encoding DUF7537 family lipoprotein produces the protein MRRALPVLLLAALVLTAGCSFLGGGGTPTGADTPTPTASPTTTDSPTPTATPTPDTSQSFPAGYGESGVTDAETALSNHVDGLAGHQSFIVEINGSVAASNGTRALRQLQSVDIADDRALIAVNGTSGVERTSYFGDGKRYVRLDPPGENNTRYNVTNATLEPRGFTGSGFLAPVLTNASYGEANVTETANGTFYSYTATSVDRSAFRALLGPSVDPENVTRFDAGIVVDEEGIVRRMGYQAVVDRGDEQVVVRIDLRTYAIDEVDISPPPWLDEARQTDSS, from the coding sequence ATGAGACGCGCGCTGCCTGTGCTACTCCTCGCGGCACTCGTGCTGACAGCCGGCTGCTCGTTCCTCGGTGGTGGTGGGACCCCGACGGGAGCCGACACGCCGACCCCGACCGCGTCACCGACGACGACGGACTCCCCCACACCGACGGCCACGCCGACCCCGGATACCTCGCAGTCCTTCCCCGCGGGGTACGGCGAGTCGGGTGTCACCGACGCCGAGACGGCGCTCTCGAACCACGTCGACGGGCTGGCCGGTCACCAGTCGTTCATCGTCGAGATCAACGGCAGCGTCGCCGCCTCGAACGGCACGCGCGCGCTGCGCCAGCTCCAGTCGGTCGACATCGCCGACGACCGGGCACTCATCGCCGTCAACGGGACGAGCGGCGTGGAGCGGACCTCCTACTTCGGCGACGGCAAGCGCTACGTCCGCCTCGACCCGCCGGGCGAGAACAACACCCGCTACAACGTCACCAACGCCACGCTCGAACCCCGTGGCTTCACCGGAAGCGGGTTCCTCGCCCCGGTCCTCACGAACGCCAGCTACGGCGAGGCGAACGTCACGGAGACGGCCAACGGCACCTTCTACAGCTACACCGCGACGTCGGTCGACCGGTCGGCGTTCCGGGCGCTGCTCGGCCCGTCGGTGGACCCGGAGAACGTGACCCGGTTCGACGCCGGCATCGTCGTCGACGAGGAGGGCATCGTCCGGCGGATGGGCTACCAGGCGGTCGTCGACCGCGGTGACGAGCAGGTGGTCGTGCGTATCGACCTGCGGACGTACGCCATCGACGAGGTCGACATCTCGCCGCCGCCGTGGCTCGACGAGGCACGGCAGACGGACTCGTCGTAG